Proteins from a genomic interval of Callospermophilus lateralis isolate mCalLat2 chromosome 1, mCalLat2.hap1, whole genome shotgun sequence:
- the Slc4a2 gene encoding anion exchange protein 2, with the protein MSSSRRPASGADSFHTVPEPESVGPGTPGFPEQEEDELHRTLGVERFEEILQEAGSRGGEEPGRSYGEEDFEYHRQSSHHIHHPLSTHLPPDARRRKTPQGPGRKPRRRPGASPTGETPTIEEGEEDEDEASEAEGARVLTQPSPASTPSSVQFFLQEDEGTDRKVERTSPSPPAQLPHQEAAPRATKGAQTGTLVEEVVPVASGTAGGDDGGASGRPLTKAQPGHRSYNLQERRRIGSMTGAEQALLPRVPTDESEAQTLATADLDLMKSHRFEDVPGVRRHLVRKNAKGSVQSVREGREPGPTPRARPRAPHKPHEVFVELNELLLDKNQEPQWRETARWIKFEEDVEEETERWGKPHVASLSFRSLLELRRTLAHGAVLLDLDQQTLPGVAHQVVEQMVISDQIKAEDRANVLRALLLKHSHPSDEKDFSFPRNISAGSLGSLLGHHHPQGAESDPHVTEPLIGGVPETRLEVDRERELPPPAPPAGITRSKSKHELKLLEKIPENAEATVVLVGCVEFLSRPTMAFVRLREAVELDAVLEVPVPVRFLFLLLGPSSANMDYHEIGRSISTLMSDKQFHEAAYLADERDDLLTAINAFLDCSVVLPPSEVQGEELLRSVAHFQRQMLKKREEQGRLLPPGSGLEPKSAQDKALLQMVEVVGAAEDDPLRRTGRPFGGLIRDVKRRYPHYLSDFRDALDPQCLAAVIFIYFAALSPAITFGGLLGEKTQDLIGVSELIMSTALQGVIFCLLGAQPLLVIGFSGPLLVFEEAFFSFCSSNQLEYLVGRVWIGFWLVLLALLMVALEGSFLVRFVSRFTQEIFAFLISLIFIYETFYKLVKIFQEHPLHGCSVSNSSEADSDNTTWARATTTLGPGNGSLAGQSGQGRPRGQPNTALLSLVLMAGTFFIAFFLRKFKNSRFFPGRIRRVIGDFGVPIAILIMVLVDYSIEDTYTQKLSVPSGFSVTAPEKRGWVINPLGEKSPFPVWMMIASLLPAVLVFILIFMETQITTLIISKKERMLQKGSGFHLDLLLIVAMGGICALFGLPWLAAATVRSVTHANALTVMSKAVAPGDKPKIQEVKEQRVTGLLVALLVGLSMVIGDLLRQIPLAVLFGIFLYMGVTSLNGIQFYERLHLLLMPPKHHPDVTYVKKVRTLRMHLFTALQLLCLALLWAVMSTSASLAFPFILILTVPLRMVVLTRIFTEREMKYLDANEAEPVFDEREGVDEYNEMPMPV; encoded by the exons ATGAGCAGCAGTCGGCGCCCCGCCTCAGGGGCAGATTCTTTCCACACGGTG CCAGAGCCAGAGAGTGTGGGCCCTGGGACACCTGGGTTCCCAGAACAGGAGGAAGATGAACTTCACCGCACCCTGGGAGTTGAACGGTTTGAAGAGATCCTCCAGGAGGCTGGGtccagaggaggggaggagccAGGCCGCAGCTATGGAGAGGAAGACTTTGAGT ACCATCGCCAGTCCTCCCACCACATCCACCACCCACTGTCCACTCATCTGCCTCCGGATGCCCGCCGCCGCAAGACCCCCCAGGGCCCTGGACGGAAGCCTCGAAGGCGCCCTGGAGCCTCCCCAACTGGGGAAACCCCCACCATTGAGGAGGGGGAAGAAGATGAGGATGAGGCCAGTGAGGCTGAGGGGGCCCGGGTACTCACTCAGCCATCTCCTGCCTCCACACCCTCCTCTGTACAG TTCTTTCTCCAAGAGGATGAAGGCACTGACCGGAAGGTAGAGAGGACCAGTCCATCTCCCCCTGCACAACTGCCACACCAGGAGGCAGCTCCCCGGGCTACCAAAGGGGCCCAAACTGG AACACTGGTGGAGGAGGTGGTACCAGTGGCCAGTGGCACAGCTGGAGGTGACGATGGGGGTGCCTCGGGGCGCCCCCTGACCAAAGCTCAGCCTGGGCATCGCAGCTACAACCTTCAGGAGAGAAGACGCATTGGGAGTATGACCGGGGCAGAGCAAGCACTACTGCCCCGTGTCCCCACTGATGAAAGTGAGGCCCAGACGCTAGCCACGGCTGACCTTGACCTCATGAAGA GTCACAGGTTTGAGGATGTTCCTGGGGTGCGACGGCATTTGGTACGGAAGAACGCCAAAGGGTCTGTGCAGAGTGTGCGGGAAGGACGAGAGCCCGGCCCCACGCCTCGGGCCCGACCCCGGGCCCCCCACAAGCCCCATGAG GTGTTTGTGGAGTTGAATGAGTTGCTGCTGGACAAAAACCAGGAGCCTCAGTGGCGGGAGACAGCCCGTTGGATCAAATTTGAGGAGGACGTGGAGGAGGAGACGGAGCGCTGGGGGAAGCCCCATGTGGCCTCACTCTCCTTTCGCAGTCTCCTGGAGCTCCGCCGGACCCTGGCCCATG GAGCTGTGCTTTTGGATCTGGACCAGCAGACCCTGCCTGGGGTGGCCCACCAAGTAGTAGAGCAGATGGTCATCTCCGACCAGATCAAGGCCGAGGACAGGGCCAATGTGCTGCGGGCCCTTCTGTTGAAACACAG CCACCCAAGTGATGAGAAGGACTTCTCCTTCCCCCGTAACATCTCAGCTGGCTCCTTGGGCTCCCTGCTAGGGCATCACCATCCCCAGGGGGCTGAGAGTGACCCACACGTCACTGAGCCTCTCATTGGTGGTGTTCCTGAGACCCGGCTGGAGGTGGATCGAGAG CGTGAGCTGCCACCTCCAGCCCCACCAGCTGGCATCACTCGTTCCAAGTCTAAGCATGAGCTAAAGCTGCTGGAGAAGATCCCTGAGAATGCCGAGGCTACCGTGGTCCTCGTGG GCTGTGTGGAGTTCCTCTCCCGCCCCACCATGGCCTTCGTGCGGCTGCGGGAGGCTGTAGAACTGGATGCAGTGTTGGAGGTGCCTGTGCCCGTGCGTTTCCTCTTTTTGCTGCTGGGCCCCAGCAGCGCCAACATGGACTACCACGAGATCGGCCGCTCTATCTCCACCCTCATGTCCGACAAG CAATTCCATGAGGCAGCCTATCTGGCAGATGAACGGGATGACCTGCTGACTGCCATCAATGCCTTCCTGGACTGCAGCGTGGTGCTCCCCCCGTCAGAAGTACAGGGCGAGGAACTCCTGCGTTCTGTCGCTCACTTCCAGCGCCAGATGCTCAAGAAACGGGAAGAGCAGGGCCGGCTGCTGCCCCCAGGATCTGGACTGGAGCCCAAGTCTGCCCAAGATAAGG CACTCCTGCAGATGGTGGAGGTGGTAGGTGCAGCTGAAGATGATCCCCTTCGTCGGACGGGCCGGCCCTTCGGGGGCCTGATCCGTGATGTGAAGCGTCGCTATCCCCACTACCTGAGTGACTTCCGAGATGCACTTGACCCCCAGTGTCTGGCTGCCGTCATCTTCATCTATTTTGCTGCTCTGTCTCCTGCCATCACCTTTGGGGGGCTGCTGG GAGAGAAGACGCAGGATCTGATAGGCGTGTCAGAGCTGATCATGTCCACAGCGCTCCAGGGTGTGATCTTCTGTCTGCTGGGGGCTCAGCCATTATTGGTGATTGGCTTCTCGGGCCCCCTGCTGGTCTTTGAGGAAGCCTTCTTCTCG TTCTGTAGTAGCAACCAGCTGGAGTACCTGGTGGGCCgcgtgtggattggcttctggctGGTGCTCTTGGCCCTGCTCATGGTGGCCCTGGAGGGGAGCTTCCTGGTCCGCTTTGTCTCCCGCTTCACCCAGGAGATCTTCGCCTTCCTTATCTCCCTCATTTTCATCTACGAGACCTTCTACAAGCTGGTCAAG ATCTTCCAGGAGCATCCCCTCCACGGCTGTTCAGTCTCCAATAGCTCAGAGGCAGACAGCGACAATACAACATGGGCCAGAGCAACAACCACGCTGGGACCAGGCAATGGGAGCTTGGCTGGGCAGTCTGGGCAAGGGAGACCCCGGGGCCAGCCCAACACAGCTCTGCTGTCACTGGTGCTCATGGCTGGCACCTTCTTCATCGCCTTCTTCCTACGCAAATTCAAGAATAGCCGGTTCTTCCCCGGCCGG ATACGGCGGGTGATTGGGGACTTTGGGGTGCCCATCGCAATCCTCATCATGGTGCTTGTGGATTACAGTATTGAGGACACCTACACCCAG AAGCTGAGTGTGCCCAGTGGATTCTCAGTGACAGCTCCAGAAAAGCGGGGCTGGGTCATCAACCCCCTGGGGGAGAAGAGTCCCTTCCCTGTGTGGATGATGATTGCCAGCCTGCTGCCTGCCGTCCTGGTCTTCATCCTCATCTTCATGGAGACGCAGATCACCAC GCTGATCATCTCTAAGAAGGAGCGAATGCTGCAGAAGGGCTCTGGCTTCCACCTGGACCTGCTACTCATCGTAGCCATGGGCGGCATCTGTGCCCTCTTTGGCCTGCCCTGGTTGGCTGCTGCCACTGTCCGCTCTGTCACTCATGCCAACGCACTCACTGTCATGAGCAAGGCTGTGGCGCCGGGGGACAAGCCCAAGATTCAGGAGGTCAAAGAACAGCGGGTTACAGGCCTGCTGGTGGCCCTGCTTGTGG GCCTTTCCATGGTTATCGGGGATCTGCTCCGGCAGATCCCCCTGGCTGTACTCTTTGGAATTTTCCTGTACATGGGAGTCACTTCCCTTAATGGGATCCAGTTCTATGAACGGTTGCACCTGCTGCTCATGCCGCCCAAACACCATCCAGACGTCACCTACGTCAAAAAG GTTCGGACCCTGCGAATGCACCTGTTCACAGCTCTGCAGCTGCTCTGCCTGGCCCTGCTCTGGGCTGTTATGTCCACATCCGCCTCCCTGGCCTTCCCCTTCATCCTCATCCTCACAGTACCACTGCGCATGGTGGTGCTCACCCGCATCTTCACGGAGCGAGAGATGAAATAT CTGGACGCTAATGAGGCGGAGCCAGTGTTTGACGAGCGCGAGGGTGTGGACGAATACAATGAGATGCCCATGCCTGTGTAG
- the Cdk5 gene encoding cyclin-dependent kinase 5: MQKYEKLEKIGEGTYGTVFKAKNRETHEIVALKRVRLDDDDEGVPSSALREICLLKELKHKNIVRLHDVLHSDKKLTLVFEFCDQDLKKYFDSCNGDLDPEIVKSFLFQLLKGLGFCHSRNVLHRDLKPQNLLINRNGELKLADFGLARAFGIPVRCYSAEVVTLWYRPPDVLFGAKLYSTSIDMWSAGCIFAELANAGRPLFPGNDVDDQLKRIFRLLGTPTEEQWPAMTKLPDYKPYPMYPATTSLVNVVPKLNATGRDLLQNLLKCNPVQRVSAEEALQHPYFSDFCPP, from the exons ATGCAGAAATACGAGAAACTGGAGAAGATTGGGGAAG GCACCTATGGAACTGTATTCAAGGCCAAAAACCGGGAGACCCATGAGATTGTGGCTCTGAAAAGGGTGAGactggatgatgatgatgag GGTGTGCCCAGTTCTGCCCTTCGGGAGATCTGCCTACTCAAGGAGCTGAAGCACAAGAACATCGTCAG GCTTCATGATGTTCTGCATAGCGACAAGAAGCTGACTTTGGTTTTTGAGTTCTGTGATCAG GACCTGAAGAAGTATTTTGACAGCTGCAATGGTGACCTCGATCCTGAGATTGTGAAG TCATTCCTTTTCCAGCTGCTGAAAGGCCTAGGATTCTGTCATAGCCGCAATGTGTTGCACAGGGACCTGAAACCCCAGAACCTCCTCATAAACAGG AATGGGGAGCTGAAGTTGGCTGATTTTGGTTTGGCTCGAGCCTTTGGGATCCCAGTCCGCTGTTACTCTGCTGAA GTGGTGACACTGTGGTACCGTCCACCGGATGTCCTCTTTGGGGCTAAACTGTACTCCACGTCCATCGACATGTGGTCAGCTGGCTGCATCTTTGCAG AGCTGGCCAATGCTGGGCGACCTCTTTTCCCTGGCAACGATGTGGATGACCAGCTGAAGAGGATCTTCCG GCTGCTGGGGACACCAACTGAGGAGCAGTGGCCCGCCATGACTAAGCTGCCAGACTACAAG CCCTACCCAATGtacccggccacaacatccctgGTGAATGTCGTGCCCAAGCTCAATGCCACAGGGAGGGACCTGTTGCAG AACCTCCTGAAGTGTAACCCTGTCCAGCGTGTCTCAGCGGAGGAGGCCCTGCAGCACCCCTACTTCTCTGACTTCTGTCCCCCCTAG